In one Streptomyces marincola genomic region, the following are encoded:
- a CDS encoding sigma-70 family RNA polymerase sigma factor: MPDAHSPHPLARPALRPGQAAPAASAPAAPAPAPAARPAPCAAARPPAAERHRSRLLRYANRLTPGDPHRAEDIVQETMLRAWLATDEFAGEEGGFHADDDHLAAWLHTVARNLAVDARRRDRSVPVGILPPALLRRAADDGADVADRVVDRVAVLGALSRLSPLHRDVLAHVHLRDRSREDAARLLGIPKGTVKSRLHYALAALRTEFEAAKAAEAA; the protein is encoded by the coding sequence ATGCCTGACGCTCATTCGCCTCACCCCCTGGCCCGGCCGGCGCTCCGGCCGGGCCAGGCCGCCCCCGCCGCTTCGGCCCCCGCCGCCCCGGCCCCGGCCCCCGCCGCGCGGCCCGCGCCCTGCGCGGCGGCCAGGCCGCCGGCCGCGGAACGCCACCGCAGCCGCCTGCTGCGCTACGCCAACCGCCTCACGCCGGGGGATCCGCACCGGGCCGAGGACATCGTGCAGGAGACCATGCTCAGGGCCTGGCTGGCCACCGACGAGTTCGCGGGCGAGGAGGGCGGGTTCCACGCCGACGACGACCACCTCGCCGCCTGGCTGCACACCGTCGCCCGCAACCTGGCCGTCGACGCGCGCCGCCGCGACCGCAGCGTGCCGGTCGGCATCCTGCCGCCCGCGCTGCTGCGCCGGGCCGCCGACGACGGAGCCGACGTCGCCGACCGGGTCGTCGACCGGGTCGCCGTCCTCGGCGCGCTGTCCCGGCTCAGCCCCCTGCACCGCGACGTGCTCGCCCACGTGCACCTCCGCGACCGTTCGCGGGAGGACGCCGCCCGGCTGCTCGGCATACCCAAGGGCACCGTGAAATCCCGCCTGCACTACGCTCTGGCCGCTCTGCGTACGGAGTTCGAGGCGGCCAAGGCGGCGGAGGCGGCATGA
- a CDS encoding CapA family protein — translation MSPEPARRAARPAAAALLLCALAACGEEAAPAPENRKEPAAAQPAAEGFTLVATGDLLVHDSVIRQANADAGGRGHDFRRMLAAAEPTVASADLALCHMETVYGPDGGPFTGYPAFTTPPEIAEAVASVGYDSCSTASNHTLDAGADGVVRTLDAMDRAGLAHAGSARTAEERDTPVLLDAGPAKVAHLAYTYGTNGIPVPAGEPWLVNLIEPERIVADARAARDAGADVVVVSMHWGTEWQEEPDGTQLGLAGLLTASTREGRKDIDLVLGTHAHVPQAFEKVNGTWVVYGMGDQIAGVMTDPRGQLGTAARFTFAPPKAAGEPWAVEKAEYIPHRVDNDPITLVNLPRALAAEPGDAEHRAALDAVGAAVLARGAAADGLVLGH, via the coding sequence GTGTCACCTGAACCAGCCCGCCGTGCCGCCCGCCCCGCCGCCGCGGCACTCCTCCTCTGCGCCCTCGCCGCGTGCGGCGAGGAGGCCGCGCCCGCGCCGGAGAACAGGAAGGAGCCCGCCGCCGCGCAGCCCGCGGCCGAGGGCTTCACCCTCGTCGCCACCGGCGACCTGCTCGTGCACGACTCCGTCATCCGCCAGGCGAACGCCGACGCCGGCGGTCGCGGCCACGACTTCCGGCGCATGCTCGCCGCGGCGGAGCCCACCGTCGCGTCCGCCGACCTGGCGCTGTGCCACATGGAGACCGTCTACGGGCCCGACGGCGGGCCGTTCACCGGCTACCCGGCGTTCACGACCCCGCCCGAGATCGCGGAAGCCGTGGCCTCCGTCGGCTACGACTCCTGCTCCACCGCCTCCAACCACACCCTGGACGCCGGCGCGGACGGAGTCGTCCGCACCCTGGACGCCATGGACCGCGCGGGCCTGGCGCACGCCGGTTCGGCGCGCACCGCCGAGGAACGCGACACCCCCGTCCTCCTCGACGCCGGTCCGGCGAAGGTCGCCCACCTCGCCTACACCTACGGCACCAACGGCATCCCCGTTCCGGCGGGCGAACCCTGGCTGGTCAACCTCATCGAGCCCGAGCGCATCGTCGCGGACGCCCGCGCGGCCCGCGACGCGGGCGCGGACGTGGTCGTCGTCAGCATGCACTGGGGCACGGAGTGGCAGGAGGAGCCCGACGGCACCCAGCTCGGGCTCGCCGGCCTGCTGACCGCGTCCACCCGCGAGGGCCGCAAGGACATCGACCTCGTGCTCGGCACGCACGCCCACGTGCCGCAGGCGTTCGAGAAGGTCAACGGCACCTGGGTGGTCTACGGCATGGGCGACCAGATCGCCGGCGTCATGACCGACCCGCGCGGGCAGTTGGGCACGGCCGCGCGCTTCACGTTCGCGCCGCCCAAGGCCGCGGGGGAGCCCTGGGCGGTCGAGAAGGCCGAGTACATCCCGCACCGCGTCGACAACGACCCCATCACCCTGGTCAACCTCCCGCGCGCGCTGGCCGCCGAGCCGGGCGACGCCGAGCACCGGGCCGCGCTCGACGCCGTCGGCGCCGCCGTGCTCGCCCGGGGCGCGGCGGCCGACGGCCTGGTCCTGGGCCACTGA
- a CDS encoding RICIN domain-containing protein, giving the protein MPKQQPSRFVDAFSQRPAVARRGLLPGKRVFTSVGSAAAVAAVVTASVWTLGVVLPGGDDTPETVAAPLPSPPAPAPEETEEEPTEEPTEEETEEEAEEEQPPPPPAQPPVQQQVVEDEPTEEEPEEEPEEEPEEEPEEEPRRAELVSDPNVLADGVYRLVANTTDDRCLDVDTSGTAPGTNVRQWECNDTSAQNFTLQAVGKDTYTMIGLGGNCVDVENGSRDAGANIRMWHCNGAPAQQWRLEANLNGYIVQSMVSGRCMDVDNASTDWGANVRQWDCNRTPAQTWRLEAR; this is encoded by the coding sequence ATGCCGAAGCAACAACCATCGCGTTTCGTCGACGCGTTCTCCCAGCGCCCGGCCGTCGCCCGCCGCGGGCTCCTGCCGGGGAAGCGGGTGTTCACCTCGGTGGGTTCGGCGGCGGCGGTGGCCGCGGTCGTCACCGCGTCCGTCTGGACCCTGGGGGTCGTCCTGCCCGGTGGCGACGACACGCCCGAGACCGTCGCCGCCCCGCTGCCCAGCCCGCCGGCCCCCGCCCCTGAGGAGACGGAGGAGGAGCCGACCGAGGAGCCCACCGAGGAGGAGACGGAGGAGGAGGCGGAGGAGGAGCAACCGCCCCCGCCGCCCGCCCAGCCGCCCGTGCAGCAGCAGGTCGTCGAGGACGAGCCCACCGAGGAGGAGCCCGAGGAGGAGCCGGAGGAGGAACCCGAGGAGGAACCGGAGGAAGAGCCCCGGCGGGCCGAGCTCGTCAGCGATCCCAACGTGCTCGCCGACGGCGTCTACCGGCTGGTCGCCAACACCACGGACGACCGCTGCCTCGACGTGGACACCAGCGGCACCGCGCCGGGCACCAACGTCCGCCAGTGGGAGTGCAACGACACCTCGGCGCAGAACTTCACGCTCCAGGCGGTCGGCAAGGACACGTACACCATGATCGGCCTGGGCGGCAACTGCGTGGACGTGGAGAACGGTTCGCGCGACGCGGGTGCGAACATCCGCATGTGGCACTGCAACGGCGCCCCGGCCCAGCAGTGGCGCCTTGAGGCCAACCTCAACGGCTACATCGTGCAGTCCATGGTCAGCGGCCGGTGCATGGACGTGGACAACGCCAGCACCGACTGGGGCGCCAACGTCCGGCAGTGGGACTGCAACCGCACCCCCGCGCAGACCTGGCGGCTGGAAGCGCGGTGA